The nucleotide sequence GCTCACCTCGCAGACGGCCATGTCGGTACGACCGGTCTGCTCGACAACGAAGCGACTGAACGGATAACCGACATTGCCCGTGGCCTGCGCGCGGCGGCCGGCGGCGTTGAGGGCGTGGGTGAGAAACTCGGTGAGCGTGGTCTTGCCGTTCGTGCCGGTGATGGCGACCAGGTCACCGCGCCAGAAGAGGGAGGCAAAATCGAGTTCCCCAAGACAGGTGCAGCCGGCGGCGCGCGCCGTGGCGAGCCACGCATGCTCCGGGGCGAAGCCCGGGCTGAACACCACGAGCCCATGGCCGGCGGCTTCGCGCGCGGTGAAAACGCGCTCCGCCCCCGCCGCTTTTTCATCGTAAAGCACCCCGCCCCCGCCGATCGCGGCCAGCAGTTCCAGCACACCCTGCCCGCTCACGCCCGCGCCGAGCACGGCGACGGGACGCGCGAGCAGCGCGGTGATGGCGGTGGGAGGTGCGGGGATCATTTCAGGAAAGGACGCAGGAGGTCCGCTGACAGCGAATAGGTAAGGTTCCGATTGGATGGGTATAAAGAACCTGTCAGCGGGCTCCCGCGAAAGTCTTGGCGCTGCGCACGATCGGACCCTCGGGCAGGGTCTGGCCCGAGCGGAGGCGCCGCAGCTTGGAGAGCGAACGCACGAGCGGCTGTTTCAGCAGCACGAGGCTGGTGCGGGTGACGTCACGAAAACTGGGCGTATGCTCGAGGTTGTAGTCGATGGGCATGGTGGAATGCAGTGAAAGAGAGGGAGGAAAAGAAGTTGGCTGCCGGTTCAGCGGCGCAGCCCGAGGGTGACGAAGGCGGCGAAGGCGCAGGCCCAGAGGGCCACCACGAACAGGGTCGGACGTGAAAACGGCAGGCGGACGTCGAGCTGCCGGGAGAGGGCTTTGATCATGGCGGACATGGTGGGGACGAGGGAGGGTTAGCGGAGCTTGAGGGTGGCCAAACCCGCGAGGGCAAAGCCGAGGGAGAGGACCCAGAAGCGCAGGACGACCTTGGTCTCAGGCCAGCCCTTCTTCTGGAAATGATGATGGATCGGGGCCATGAGGAACAGGCGCTGGCCCGTGCCGGTGCGGCGCTTGGTGAACTTGAACCAGCCGACCTGGAAGATGACGGACAGGGCCTCCAGCACGAACACGCCGCCGATGATCACGAGCGTGAACGGCTGGTGGATCATGAAGGCCATGACCCCGATCAATCCGCCCAAGGCGAGCGACCCGGTGTCGCCCATGAAGACCTCGGCCGGGTGCGAGTTGTACCAGAGAAAGGCCATGCAGGCGCCGATCAGGGCCGCGCACACGACCGTCAGTTCCCCCGTGCCGGGCACGTAGCTGATCAGCAGATACTGCGAGATGACGCTGTTGCCGGCGGCGTACGCCATGATGCCGAGCACCAGGGCGACGGTGATCGTGCAGCCGGTGGCGAGACCATCGAGGCCGTCGGTCAGGTTGATGGCATTGCTGAAGCCGACGATCCAGAGATAGATCAGGACCAGGAGCATCCACCACGGCATGTAGCCCACGACCGCGGTCTTGAAGAACGGCAGCCAGAGCTCGCGGATCTTGCCCGCGCTCTGCGGGTGCCACAGCAGGATGCCCAAGGCGATCACGGTCGCGCCGGTCTGCCAGGCGATCTTTTCCCACGAGCGGATGCCGTCCTTGTTCTTGTGGACCACCTTCAGGTAATCATCCCGCCAGCCGGGCACGGTCAGCGCGGTGTAGACGAAGAGGGCGACAACCGTCCAGACGTTGGGCGCGGCCCAGAGCACGGCGCTGAAAAACACCGAGAGGAAGATGATGAGCCCGCCCATGGTGGGCGTGTGCTTCTTGTCAAAGTAGGTCGCCCCAAGCGCGCCCGTGCGCTCGTCAATGTAGCCGTGACCGAACTTCAGCTCGCGGAAGCGCCGGATGAGCATGGGCCCGATGACGAAGCCGATCAGCAGGGCCGTGATGGCCGCGCCCACGGAGCGCACCGTGATGTATTGCAGCAAACGCAACGGGCCGAAGAAGTCGTGGTACTGGGAGAGATAGCTAAGCATGGCGGGCTTGGATCTGCTGCAGGGCGCGCCAGATGCCGCCGCGGGGGGCGGGCGCGGAATCGCGGCGCGGCCATTCGCAGGACCGCACTTCCATGGGCGGAGTCGACGGCGAACTGGATTTGGACGCGGCCCCGCGCGTGGCGAGCTGACGGGCGGCCGCGGACGTGGGACTGAAATCAGCGCGCATGGGCGGTTCTTTTTCCCGTGGCGT is from Lacunisphaera limnophila and encodes:
- the mraY gene encoding phospho-N-acetylmuramoyl-pentapeptide-transferase; translation: MLSYLSQYHDFFGPLRLLQYITVRSVGAAITALLIGFVIGPMLIRRFRELKFGHGYIDERTGALGATYFDKKHTPTMGGLIIFLSVFFSAVLWAAPNVWTVVALFVYTALTVPGWRDDYLKVVHKNKDGIRSWEKIAWQTGATVIALGILLWHPQSAGKIRELWLPFFKTAVVGYMPWWMLLVLIYLWIVGFSNAINLTDGLDGLATGCTITVALVLGIMAYAAGNSVISQYLLISYVPGTGELTVVCAALIGACMAFLWYNSHPAEVFMGDTGSLALGGLIGVMAFMIHQPFTLVIIGGVFVLEALSVIFQVGWFKFTKRRTGTGQRLFLMAPIHHHFQKKGWPETKVVLRFWVLSLGFALAGLATLKLR